The Sediminispirochaeta bajacaliforniensis DSM 16054 genome has a segment encoding these proteins:
- the larA gene encoding nickel-dependent lactate racemase: MKTIHLPYDKKTLKVDVSDLHIKALLTPQHQEEGSVINESELVKRALEHPIGTKRLSEMAEGKDRVVIITSDHTRAVPSGITMPLLLDEIRKGNPSADITIIIATGLHRGMTREEMIDRFGKEIVEREKIINHDAFEKTQFVNLGTLPSGSKCEINRIAVEADLLVAEGFIEPHFFAGFSGGRKSVLPGIASQECVNINHSAKAIQHPMSATGVLDGNPIHEDMIKAARLAGLACILNVLLDEKKKVSAAFFGDVDQAHRAGCAHLLSSCGVDAAPADIVITSNGGYPLDQNLYQCPKGLDAARACAKEGGVIILVAACSEGLGGENFGRLMLSAPPSQLLESILATPPEKTISEQWCAQRFADALIKYDIILVSQGLERSRVEQMNFIYAGTVEEALDKALALKGKDASVTVIPDGVGVIVRRS; the protein is encoded by the coding sequence ATGAAAACGATTCATCTTCCATATGATAAGAAAACCCTCAAGGTCGACGTCTCGGATCTTCATATAAAGGCTCTTCTTACTCCGCAGCACCAAGAAGAAGGAAGTGTTATAAATGAATCGGAGCTTGTGAAACGTGCTTTGGAGCACCCTATCGGGACAAAGCGCCTTTCCGAAATGGCCGAAGGGAAGGACAGGGTTGTAATCATCACCAGTGACCATACCAGAGCGGTACCGAGTGGGATTACCATGCCTCTTCTTCTTGATGAGATACGGAAGGGTAATCCCTCGGCCGATATCACGATCATTATTGCAACGGGACTTCACCGAGGCATGACGAGGGAAGAAATGATCGACCGCTTTGGCAAAGAGATTGTGGAGCGTGAAAAGATTATCAACCACGATGCCTTTGAGAAAACGCAGTTTGTGAATCTCGGTACCCTTCCTTCGGGGAGTAAATGCGAGATCAACAGAATTGCGGTGGAGGCCGACCTTCTTGTGGCCGAGGGCTTTATCGAACCCCATTTCTTCGCCGGCTTTTCCGGCGGCAGAAAGAGTGTCTTGCCTGGGATCGCCTCTCAGGAGTGCGTCAATATCAATCATAGTGCCAAGGCCATCCAGCATCCCATGAGTGCCACCGGTGTGCTCGACGGTAATCCGATCCATGAGGATATGATCAAGGCGGCGAGACTTGCCGGCCTTGCCTGTATCCTCAATGTTCTGCTCGACGAGAAGAAGAAGGTGAGTGCCGCATTCTTTGGAGATGTGGATCAGGCCCACCGGGCCGGTTGTGCCCATTTGCTTTCAAGTTGTGGGGTTGATGCTGCCCCTGCCGATATCGTTATTACAAGCAACGGCGGTTATCCCCTGGACCAGAACCTCTATCAATGCCCTAAGGGGCTTGATGCGGCACGTGCCTGCGCGAAAGAGGGGGGCGTTATCATTCTCGTCGCCGCCTGTTCCGAGGGATTGGGAGGTGAAAATTTCGGTCGTCTTATGCTCTCCGCGCCACCTTCGCAGTTGCTTGAATCGATACTGGCGACCCCTCCGGAGAAGACCATTTCCGAGCAGTGGTGTGCACAACGCTTTGCCGATGCGCTTATCAAATACGACATCATTCTGGTAAGCCAGGGACTGGAACGGTCCCGGGTTGAGCAGATGAATTTTATCTACGCAGGAACCGTCGAGGAAGCACTGGATAAGGCCCTTGCCCTCAAGGGAAAGGATGCCTCCGTTACGGTGATTCCCGATGGCGTCGGCGTAATTGTAAGGAGATCTTAG
- a CDS encoding UxaA family hydrolase translates to MQEQVKAIQNHPLDNVATLFDTAKAETLVMVIDKKGGSSEVKVLNDIPFGHKIALSPIKVGEQVTKYGEEIGIATRDIAVGEHVHIHNIDSIRGRGDWTKEGAKK, encoded by the coding sequence ATGCAGGAACAGGTAAAAGCGATTCAGAATCATCCCTTGGATAATGTGGCAACGCTTTTCGATACTGCCAAGGCTGAAACCCTTGTCATGGTCATAGACAAGAAAGGCGGCAGCAGCGAGGTGAAGGTACTGAATGATATTCCTTTCGGGCATAAGATTGCCCTCTCTCCCATCAAGGTGGGTGAACAGGTGACCAAGTATGGCGAAGAGATTGGTATTGCCACCAGGGATATCGCCGTGGGGGAGCATGTGCATATACACAATATCGACAGCATCCGGGGCCGTGGCGACTGGACAAAGGAAGGGGCAAAAAAATGA